The following are encoded in a window of Mycobacterium sp. ELW1 genomic DNA:
- a CDS encoding glycoside hydrolase family 16 protein: MDRRSLMLMAGFGAVAAALPMPVAGATPTRPQAPAPNATAPAYLFHDEFDGPAGSAPDPSKWRIAKARETIKNPVFWDRPENMGQYRDDRQHVFVDGNSNLVIRATRDNNKYVSGKVMGNWWGGIGTTWEARIKFNCLTAGCWPAWWLMNDHPEVGGEVDLAEWYGNGEWPSGTTVHARLDGTSFATQPTPIDGNWHTWRVTWNDSGMYFWKDYVDGAEPYFTVPANSIDDWPFNFPDYRMFPVLNLAVSGSGGGDPRPGTYPADMLVDYVRVW; encoded by the coding sequence ATTGATCGTCGTAGCCTGATGCTCATGGCGGGGTTCGGCGCGGTCGCCGCCGCGCTGCCGATGCCCGTGGCAGGGGCCACGCCCACCCGCCCGCAAGCACCGGCGCCGAACGCCACGGCTCCCGCGTATCTCTTCCACGACGAGTTCGACGGACCGGCCGGCTCAGCCCCGGATCCCTCCAAGTGGCGCATCGCGAAGGCCCGCGAAACCATCAAGAACCCGGTGTTCTGGGATCGGCCCGAGAACATGGGCCAGTACCGTGACGATCGACAGCACGTCTTCGTGGACGGCAATTCCAACCTGGTGATCCGTGCGACCCGCGACAACAACAAGTACGTCAGCGGCAAGGTGATGGGTAACTGGTGGGGCGGAATCGGCACCACCTGGGAAGCCCGCATCAAGTTCAACTGCTTGACCGCGGGCTGCTGGCCGGCCTGGTGGCTGATGAACGATCACCCCGAAGTCGGTGGCGAGGTGGACCTCGCCGAGTGGTACGGCAACGGCGAATGGCCCTCGGGGACAACCGTTCACGCGCGCCTGGACGGAACATCCTTCGCCACCCAGCCGACGCCGATCGACGGAAACTGGCATACCTGGCGAGTCACATGGAACGACTCCGGAATGTATTTCTGGAAGGACTACGTCGACGGCGCCGAACCGTACTTCACGGTTCCGGCCAACTCCATCGACGACTGGCCGTTCAACTTCCCCGACTATCGGATGTTCCCGGTGCTGAACCTTGCGGTCAGCGGCTCGGGCGGTGGCGATCCGCGGCCCGGCACCTATCCCGCGGACATGCTCGTGGACTACGTGCGGGTGTGGTGA
- a CDS encoding dipeptide ABC transporter ATP-binding protein, whose amino-acid sequence MKGDPLLEVTDLVKHFPIKSGVVVDREVARVRAVDGVSFTLHEGETLGLVGESGCGKSTLCRAILQLVTPTSGSVRFEGQELVGRSRRDLRPLRREMQMVFQDPFASLNPRKRVGQIIGDPLALHGLASGAQLKRQVHELLDRVGLQAEHFNRYPHEFSGGQRQRIGIARALALRPKLIIADEPVSALDVSVQAQIVNLLEELQDEFGLSYLFVAHDLGVVRHVSDRVAVMYLGKIVEHSNADALYEHPLHPYSNALLSAVPIPDPRRNAARERITLEGDVPSPIDPPPACRFHTRCASATDICRAEEPLHAELEPAHFAACHHPRF is encoded by the coding sequence ATGAAGGGCGATCCTCTGCTCGAGGTCACCGATCTCGTCAAGCATTTCCCGATCAAGTCCGGCGTCGTCGTCGACCGGGAGGTGGCCCGGGTACGGGCCGTCGACGGGGTCAGTTTCACTCTGCACGAGGGTGAAACACTCGGTCTGGTCGGCGAATCCGGCTGCGGCAAGTCAACTCTGTGCCGAGCCATTCTTCAGCTGGTGACGCCGACGTCGGGATCGGTCCGCTTCGAGGGCCAGGAGCTGGTCGGTCGGTCACGTCGCGATCTGCGGCCGCTGCGTCGCGAGATGCAGATGGTCTTCCAGGATCCGTTCGCCTCGTTGAACCCGCGCAAGCGGGTGGGGCAGATCATCGGCGATCCCCTCGCCTTGCACGGTCTGGCCAGTGGCGCCCAGTTGAAGCGACAAGTGCATGAACTGCTCGACCGGGTGGGGCTGCAGGCCGAACACTTCAACCGGTATCCGCACGAGTTCTCCGGCGGTCAGCGCCAGCGCATCGGCATCGCCCGCGCGTTGGCCTTGCGACCCAAGTTGATCATCGCCGACGAGCCGGTCTCGGCGCTCGACGTCTCGGTCCAGGCTCAAATCGTCAATCTGCTCGAGGAGTTGCAGGACGAGTTCGGCCTGTCCTACCTGTTCGTCGCCCACGACCTCGGTGTGGTCCGCCACGTCTCGGATCGGGTGGCGGTGATGTATCTGGGCAAGATCGTCGAGCACTCGAACGCCGATGCCCTTTACGAACATCCCCTGCACCCCTACAGCAACGCGCTGCTGTCGGCGGTGCCGATCCCCGACCCTCGCAGGAACGCCGCCCGAGAACGCATCACCCTCGAAGGCGACGTCCCGAGTCCCATCGACCCGCCACCGGCGTGCCGGTTTCACACCCGCTGTGCCTCCGCCACCGACATCTGCCGTGCCGAAGAGCCACTTCACGCCGAGTTGGAGCCCGCACACTTCGCGGCGTGCCATCATCCCCGGTTCTGA
- a CDS encoding ferritin-like domain-containing protein: MTTKDKYTQVPDPYSWEVPSAGDARFTWEYDEGRSRLLSLYQKGKDKQWDAQSRIDWSLDVDPMNPVGMPDEFHPLFGSPAWESADEKRRAEMRQHNQAWNFSQFLHGEQGAMVCAAKIVEVVPDLDAKFYAATQTMDEARHVEAFSRFLQEKIGLVYPINSNLSALLADTLSDSRWDMPYLGMQVLIEGLALAAFGVQRDLAPEGSLAKQLLAYVMQDEARHVAFGRISLKDYYSELTTAERDDREEFVVDACYLMRDRFRGEEVMERLGLNVKECAEWVDHSPLMIQFRSHLFSRIVPIVKDIGLWGDKVQKAFRDMGVHDMADLNIEALMKADEDQAESLDKAHAEMAARATEVDEVIAAGMS, from the coding sequence GTGACCACTAAAGACAAGTACACCCAGGTTCCCGACCCCTACTCATGGGAGGTCCCCAGCGCCGGCGACGCCCGCTTCACCTGGGAATACGACGAGGGACGGTCCCGACTTCTGTCGCTGTATCAGAAGGGCAAGGACAAGCAGTGGGATGCGCAGTCGCGCATCGACTGGAGCCTGGACGTCGACCCGATGAACCCGGTCGGGATGCCCGACGAGTTCCATCCGCTGTTCGGCAGCCCGGCGTGGGAGTCAGCGGACGAGAAGCGCCGCGCCGAGATGCGCCAGCACAACCAGGCCTGGAACTTCTCGCAGTTCCTGCACGGGGAGCAGGGGGCGATGGTGTGTGCGGCCAAGATCGTCGAGGTCGTCCCGGATCTGGACGCCAAGTTCTACGCCGCCACTCAAACCATGGACGAGGCCCGGCACGTCGAAGCGTTCTCACGATTCCTGCAGGAGAAGATCGGTCTGGTCTACCCGATCAACTCCAACCTTTCCGCTCTGCTGGCAGACACCCTCAGTGACTCACGCTGGGATATGCCGTACCTGGGGATGCAGGTCCTCATCGAAGGTCTGGCACTCGCAGCGTTCGGGGTGCAGCGCGACCTGGCGCCGGAGGGCTCGCTGGCCAAGCAGTTGCTCGCGTATGTCATGCAGGACGAGGCCCGCCACGTTGCCTTCGGCCGAATCTCGTTGAAGGACTACTACTCCGAGTTGACCACGGCCGAGCGCGACGATCGTGAGGAGTTCGTCGTGGATGCCTGCTACCTGATGCGTGACCGGTTCCGCGGCGAGGAGGTCATGGAGCGGCTGGGTCTCAACGTCAAGGAGTGCGCCGAGTGGGTTGATCATTCGCCGCTGATGATCCAGTTCCGCTCGCACCTGTTCAGCCGCATCGTGCCGATTGTCAAGGACATCGGGTTGTGGGGTGACAAGGTGCAAAAAGCCTTCCGGGACATGGGCGTTCACGATATGGCTGACCTCAACATCGAGGCCTTGATGAAAGCCGACGAGGATCAGGCCGAGTCGCTGGACAAGGCGCACGCCGAAATGGCGGCCCGTGCGACCGAGGTCGACGAGGTGATCGCGGCCGGCATGAGCTAG
- a CDS encoding DUF4344 domain-containing metallopeptidase: protein MSARILPVLAVGLLLAGCGGSGTEEKAESSGGPVTSETAKAKGPEDTASSDAGGKMVVTYDDATSPEAQNGKKLLQDNKVLEDLADDINQSLKLPQDIPLHGSQCDQANAFWSPSQKTITICYEDADLGEKIFTKAGDKDPVASAIGSEDATFYHETGHMAITLYDLPITGKEEDAADQLAAYILLTPGDNGKADAESLKAITNFARAFQASAAARTELGAADMADVHSLDQQRVYNLQCWIYGSNPDANTDMITDGGLPEERAQGCADEWKQLSHAWSTLLDEHWK, encoded by the coding sequence ATGAGCGCTCGGATTCTGCCGGTGTTGGCAGTGGGGTTGTTGCTGGCCGGATGCGGTGGCAGCGGCACCGAGGAGAAGGCCGAATCCTCGGGTGGCCCCGTGACATCGGAGACCGCGAAAGCCAAGGGCCCCGAGGACACTGCGTCGTCGGACGCCGGCGGCAAGATGGTCGTCACCTACGACGACGCCACCAGTCCGGAAGCGCAGAACGGCAAAAAACTGTTGCAGGACAACAAGGTTCTGGAGGACCTTGCCGATGACATCAACCAATCGCTGAAGCTACCGCAGGACATCCCCTTGCATGGCTCGCAGTGCGACCAGGCCAACGCCTTCTGGAGCCCGAGTCAGAAGACCATCACCATCTGCTACGAGGACGCCGACCTCGGCGAGAAGATCTTCACCAAGGCCGGCGACAAAGACCCCGTAGCCTCGGCCATCGGTTCGGAGGATGCGACGTTCTATCACGAGACCGGCCACATGGCGATCACCCTTTACGACCTGCCGATCACCGGCAAGGAAGAGGACGCGGCCGACCAGCTGGCCGCCTACATCTTGCTGACTCCCGGCGACAACGGGAAAGCCGATGCGGAGTCGTTGAAGGCGATCACGAACTTCGCGCGCGCATTCCAAGCATCCGCGGCCGCACGCACTGAACTCGGCGCGGCGGACATGGCCGACGTCCACTCATTGGACCAGCAGCGCGTCTACAACCTGCAGTGCTGGATCTACGGGTCCAACCCCGACGCCAATACCGACATGATCACCGACGGCGGTCTCCCCGAAGAACGTGCGCAGGGCTGCGCGGACGAGTGGAAACAGCTCAGCCACGCCTGGTCGACATTGCTCGACGAGCACTGGAAGTAG
- a CDS encoding DUF2834 domain-containing protein gives MTTFSRLSRTDKLLCGIYLVLAIAAVVFAFGSTLAYMLSDGNGGLTGFFAAGYVNYATSSLTNDLLIVALAATVLMIAEGRRLGVRYVWAFVVAGFVIAISVSFPLFLIARQFKLAERNSLAAN, from the coding sequence ATGACCACGTTTTCGCGCCTCTCGCGAACCGACAAGCTGCTCTGCGGCATCTACCTCGTTCTCGCAATCGCCGCGGTCGTATTCGCGTTCGGGAGCACCCTTGCCTACATGCTCAGCGACGGCAACGGCGGCCTGACGGGCTTCTTCGCGGCCGGGTACGTCAACTATGCGACCTCGTCGCTGACCAACGATCTGTTGATCGTCGCGCTGGCGGCAACCGTGCTGATGATCGCCGAGGGCCGTCGACTCGGGGTCCGCTATGTGTGGGCCTTCGTCGTGGCCGGCTTCGTGATCGCCATCAGCGTCTCGTTCCCGCTGTTTCTGATCGCCAGGCAGTTCAAATTGGCTGAGCGAAACAGTCTGGCAGCCAACTAA
- a CDS encoding SMP-30/gluconolactonase/LRE family protein has protein sequence MPPTPDVLSDHRDDLGEGPWWDAEDGTFYWVDSTGCSVHWVRLDGSDVTTISTPGEVGFVVKTRSGLLLAGCRDGLYCYDDGGWESKWTGSWDTSSVRSNDGKTDRNGLLWFGTMHDAETEPVAHLYRLRDGRPQAQLDGVTVSNGLGWSPDGTLMYYADSPTQTIQVFDYDATAGEIHNGRIFATDVKPSDPDGLTVDADGCVWSAKWDGGRVVRYTPDGRIDREVEVPASRPTSCMFVGSDLRTLAITSALPDVPETEPLAGAVFLVDVGAQGLPEARLDDQQLTD, from the coding sequence GTGCCACCGACGCCAGACGTCCTGTCAGACCATCGCGACGACCTCGGTGAAGGACCATGGTGGGACGCCGAGGACGGCACTTTCTACTGGGTGGACAGCACCGGATGTTCGGTCCACTGGGTGCGCCTGGACGGCAGTGACGTCACCACGATCTCCACGCCCGGCGAAGTGGGCTTCGTCGTGAAGACCCGGTCCGGGCTCCTACTGGCCGGCTGCCGTGACGGCCTCTACTGCTACGACGATGGCGGATGGGAGTCGAAGTGGACCGGTAGTTGGGACACTTCGAGTGTGCGGTCCAACGACGGAAAAACCGACCGCAACGGGCTTCTCTGGTTCGGCACGATGCACGACGCCGAGACCGAGCCCGTCGCGCATCTCTATCGCCTTCGGGACGGACGTCCGCAGGCACAGCTCGACGGCGTCACCGTGTCGAACGGCCTCGGCTGGTCGCCGGACGGCACGCTGATGTACTACGCGGATTCGCCTACCCAGACGATTCAGGTCTTCGACTACGACGCGACAGCCGGTGAGATCCACAACGGGCGAATCTTCGCGACGGACGTCAAACCTTCTGATCCGGACGGCCTCACCGTCGATGCGGATGGGTGCGTCTGGTCGGCGAAATGGGATGGGGGCAGGGTCGTCCGGTACACGCCGGACGGCCGGATCGATCGTGAAGTGGAGGTGCCGGCGTCGCGCCCGACCAGCTGCATGTTCGTGGGCAGCGACCTGCGCACGCTGGCCATCACATCGGCTCTGCCTGACGTGCCCGAGACCGAACCACTCGCCGGCGCGGTGTTTCTCGTCGACGTCGGCGCTCAAGGCTTGCCCGAGGCACGGCTCGACGATCAGCAGCTCACTGATTGA
- a CDS encoding ABC transporter substrate-binding protein, whose translation MKLRNVIVIGSVAAVAAFGVAACGGKGGGSQGGDINVSMTSFPDYVDPQLSYTLEGWEVLWNVYTPLLTYKHQKGDAGTDIVPGLAKDMPQISPDGKTYKLTLRPNMKYSDGTPIKASDFTYAVKRLFKADSGGSVFYEGIVGAKDFADGKADTISGITADDNSGDITIQLDKPNGTFNSVLALMFAAPVPPTTTLDKDVTNNPPPASGPFVITKVDAPNTLTMERNPQFKTVKDAGASEVADAQVDKITVTQNKNNSSQVTGVEQNQIDFMTDPPDADRLPEVKAKYSSRFRLENSINTYYFWMNTQKAPFNDLKVRQAINYAIDPEALNRVFGGRLHPTQQILPPGMPGYEEYKLYPGPNLDKAKQLLAEANPTDKDITVWTDDEPDRKRIGEYYHDLLTQLGFNAQLKVIAGDVYFTTIGNTSTPDLDTGFADWFQDFPHPDDFFRPLLNGANILPTNSNNFSQANLPELDAKQNELLTQQLTGDVKKQYAALDKAYMEQAVWAPYGNEEYTTFVSERMDFDKSYHHLLFNQDYTSFALK comes from the coding sequence ATGAAGCTACGCAACGTCATCGTCATCGGAAGTGTGGCGGCAGTGGCTGCATTCGGCGTCGCGGCCTGCGGCGGTAAGGGCGGCGGCAGTCAAGGCGGAGACATCAACGTCTCCATGACCTCGTTCCCGGATTATGTGGACCCGCAGCTGTCGTACACGCTGGAGGGATGGGAAGTATTGTGGAACGTCTACACCCCACTCTTGACGTACAAGCACCAAAAGGGCGATGCGGGAACTGATATCGTCCCCGGCTTGGCCAAGGACATGCCGCAGATCTCGCCGGACGGCAAGACCTACAAACTGACCCTGCGACCGAACATGAAGTACTCCGACGGCACCCCCATCAAGGCTTCTGACTTCACCTACGCCGTCAAGCGCCTGTTCAAAGCGGACTCCGGTGGCTCGGTGTTCTACGAAGGTATCGTCGGCGCAAAGGATTTCGCGGACGGTAAAGCGGACACCATCAGCGGTATCACCGCCGACGACAACAGCGGTGACATCACCATCCAACTGGACAAGCCCAACGGGACGTTCAACAGCGTCCTGGCCTTGATGTTCGCCGCGCCGGTACCCCCGACCACGACGCTGGACAAGGACGTCACCAACAACCCGCCGCCCGCCAGCGGCCCGTTCGTGATCACCAAGGTCGATGCGCCGAATACCCTGACGATGGAACGCAATCCGCAGTTTAAGACCGTCAAGGACGCCGGTGCCAGCGAGGTCGCCGACGCACAGGTCGACAAGATCACCGTCACCCAGAACAAGAACAACTCGTCACAGGTCACCGGCGTCGAACAGAATCAGATCGACTTCATGACCGACCCGCCCGACGCCGACCGCCTACCCGAGGTCAAGGCGAAGTACAGCAGCCGATTCCGCCTCGAGAATTCGATCAACACGTACTACTTCTGGATGAACACCCAGAAGGCTCCGTTCAACGATCTCAAGGTCCGTCAGGCCATCAACTACGCTATCGATCCCGAGGCGCTCAACCGGGTGTTCGGCGGCCGGCTCCACCCGACCCAGCAGATCCTTCCGCCCGGCATGCCCGGGTACGAGGAATACAAGCTGTATCCCGGCCCGAATCTGGACAAGGCCAAACAGCTTCTGGCCGAGGCGAATCCAACAGACAAAGACATCACCGTCTGGACCGATGACGAGCCGGATCGCAAGCGGATCGGCGAGTACTATCACGACCTGCTGACCCAGTTGGGGTTCAATGCCCAACTCAAGGTGATCGCCGGCGACGTGTACTTCACCACGATCGGCAACACCTCGACACCAGATCTGGACACGGGCTTCGCCGACTGGTTCCAGGACTTCCCCCATCCGGACGACTTCTTCCGTCCTCTGCTCAACGGCGCGAATATCCTTCCGACGAACAGCAACAATTTCTCGCAGGCCAACCTGCCGGAGCTCGACGCCAAGCAGAACGAGCTGCTGACTCAGCAGCTCACCGGCGACGTGAAGAAGCAGTACGCGGCGCTGGACAAGGCCTACATGGAGCAGGCGGTGTGGGCCCCGTACGGCAATGAGGAGTACACCACCTTCGTTTCCGAGCGCATGGACTTCGACAAGTCCTATCACCATCTTCTGTTCAATCAGGACTACACGTCGTTCGCGCTCAAGTAA
- a CDS encoding Abi-alpha family protein, whose amino-acid sequence MAFSYDPRGLIGRAVDAARVGLDVYSWAEEQVVGAIRHGLDSLDPAEALEDAAPEAVSEASVPDPDSLSGKMSRLLDRALDQNTKGSQVELYHHLLDQLVADEARILGALSDGSSSPMVNIYTWLSPRVPGRAALENASLIGRTANVALPQMVPQYVSHLLSLGLVEAGPEDPALATEYEVLMAETSVLAAIKSASRGPLAAKVEKSTLTLSPLGTSLWAAATGELGR is encoded by the coding sequence ATGGCTTTCTCATATGACCCCCGAGGACTGATCGGGCGCGCTGTGGACGCCGCCCGGGTGGGTCTCGATGTCTACAGCTGGGCCGAGGAACAGGTCGTCGGTGCGATTCGGCACGGACTCGATTCGCTGGACCCCGCTGAGGCTCTCGAGGATGCCGCACCCGAGGCAGTGTCGGAGGCATCAGTGCCCGACCCCGACTCGCTGTCCGGGAAGATGAGCCGGCTGCTGGACCGCGCTCTCGACCAGAACACCAAGGGGAGTCAGGTCGAGCTCTACCACCACCTGCTCGATCAGCTCGTCGCCGACGAGGCGCGCATCCTGGGTGCGCTGTCGGACGGGTCGTCGTCGCCGATGGTGAACATCTACACCTGGCTCAGTCCCCGTGTCCCGGGACGGGCGGCGCTGGAGAATGCCTCGTTGATCGGCCGGACCGCGAACGTGGCCCTGCCGCAGATGGTTCCGCAATACGTCAGCCACCTCCTCTCACTCGGCCTCGTCGAAGCCGGGCCCGAAGACCCCGCGCTGGCCACCGAGTACGAGGTGTTGATGGCCGAGACGTCGGTGCTCGCGGCCATCAAAAGCGCGTCGCGGGGTCCGCTGGCCGCCAAGGTCGAAAAGTCGACTCTGACGTTGTCGCCGCTCGGCACGTCGCTGTGGGCGGCCGCCACAGGGGAACTCGGTCGGTGA
- a CDS encoding ABC transporter permease: MVRFIARRLIGMIAVLFAISVIVFLIFNVIPNSDPAARIAGKNANPALIARVSADLGLDQPLPVQYLTMMKQIFTGELTSYASNQNVAQQIWNGLPVTLSLTIGAAVLWMALAVWFGYLSAVHAGGFTDRALTILSLVGISMPVFWLAAILLFYFSFKIPLFPTGSYVPLTEDPLNWLYHLILPWITLAVLYVGFYSRVLRSNMLDVMNEDYVRTARAKGISERQVRIRHVLRNSMIPIVTLFGLDFGAVVGGGAILTETVFNLNGVGLYAGQAIGKLDLPPLMAVTMFGAFFIVLFNTIVDILYAVLDPRIRLGEAAPA; this comes from the coding sequence ATGGTCCGGTTCATCGCGCGACGGCTGATCGGCATGATCGCCGTGCTGTTTGCCATCTCGGTGATCGTGTTCTTGATCTTCAACGTCATCCCCAACTCCGATCCGGCCGCCCGCATCGCCGGCAAGAACGCCAACCCCGCCCTCATCGCCCGTGTCAGTGCCGATCTCGGCCTTGATCAGCCCCTACCGGTGCAATACCTGACGATGATGAAACAGATCTTCACCGGGGAGCTCACCTCCTACGCCAGTAATCAGAATGTGGCGCAGCAGATTTGGAACGGATTGCCGGTGACGTTGTCGCTCACCATCGGCGCTGCAGTCTTGTGGATGGCACTTGCGGTCTGGTTCGGCTACCTCAGCGCGGTACATGCCGGTGGCTTCACCGATCGCGCACTGACGATTCTGTCCTTGGTCGGTATCTCGATGCCGGTCTTCTGGCTGGCAGCAATACTGCTGTTCTACTTCAGCTTCAAGATCCCGCTGTTCCCGACCGGTAGCTATGTTCCCCTGACCGAGGACCCGCTGAATTGGTTGTACCACCTGATACTGCCGTGGATCACCCTGGCGGTTCTCTATGTAGGTTTCTACAGCCGCGTGTTGCGCTCAAACATGCTCGACGTCATGAACGAGGACTACGTGCGGACTGCCCGCGCAAAGGGAATAAGTGAGCGGCAGGTGCGTATTCGCCATGTGCTGCGCAATTCGATGATCCCGATCGTCACGCTGTTCGGCCTCGACTTCGGCGCCGTGGTCGGCGGCGGCGCCATCCTGACCGAAACTGTCTTCAACCTCAACGGTGTCGGCCTCTACGCCGGCCAGGCGATCGGCAAGCTGGATCTGCCGCCGCTGATGGCGGTCACGATGTTCGGTGCCTTCTTCATCGTGCTGTTCAACACCATTGTGGACATCCTCTACGCGGTGCTCGATCCGCGAATCCGCCTGGGAGAGGCGGCCCCCGCATGA
- a CDS encoding ABC transporter ATP-binding protein, translated as MNPILAVTDLRVSFTTEDGVLHAVDGVSFEVHPGEVVAVVGESGSGKSVTAQTLIGLTRAPNARISGSVTFDGRELTELSDSELRSVRGEHIAMIFQDPMTSLNPVYRVGDQIAEMIRAHRDVSKSEALSSAVDLLRSVGIPNPERRVRDYPHEFSGGMRQRVMIAMALALEPEVLVADEPTTALDVTIQAQILRLLESLNRDRNLSVVLITHDLGVVAEMADRVVVMYAGQIVEDAPLEELFYNPQHPYTWGLLGSIARLDEDRPHRLTQIGGSPPSLLNPPTGCRFAPRCKFAFDKCTQPPTLEARVTESVHLDRCWLTPAEKAANR; from the coding sequence ATGAACCCCATCCTCGCCGTCACCGACCTGCGGGTCAGCTTCACCACCGAGGACGGAGTGCTGCATGCGGTCGACGGGGTGTCATTCGAGGTTCATCCCGGCGAGGTCGTCGCCGTCGTCGGCGAGTCGGGCAGCGGCAAGAGTGTGACCGCGCAGACCCTGATCGGACTCACCCGGGCACCCAACGCGAGGATCAGCGGCTCGGTGACGTTCGACGGCCGCGAACTCACCGAGTTGTCCGACAGCGAATTACGTTCCGTCCGTGGCGAACACATCGCGATGATCTTTCAGGATCCGATGACGTCCCTGAATCCGGTGTACCGAGTAGGGGATCAGATCGCCGAGATGATTCGCGCTCACCGCGACGTCTCCAAGTCCGAAGCCCTGTCCAGTGCCGTCGACCTACTGCGTTCCGTGGGCATCCCGAATCCGGAACGCAGAGTGCGCGACTACCCGCACGAATTCTCCGGCGGCATGCGCCAGCGGGTGATGATCGCCATGGCGCTGGCGTTGGAACCCGAAGTGTTGGTCGCCGACGAGCCCACCACTGCTCTCGACGTCACCATCCAGGCCCAAATCCTGCGCCTGCTCGAATCGTTGAACCGTGACCGCAACCTGTCGGTCGTCCTCATCACCCACGATCTCGGCGTCGTTGCCGAGATGGCCGACCGTGTGGTGGTCATGTATGCCGGGCAGATCGTCGAAGACGCGCCACTGGAGGAGCTCTTCTACAACCCGCAGCATCCCTACACCTGGGGACTGCTGGGGTCGATCGCCCGCCTGGATGAGGACCGACCACACCGACTCACCCAAATCGGTGGGTCACCGCCGTCGCTGCTGAATCCACCGACCGGATGCCGGTTCGCTCCACGGTGCAAGTTCGCCTTCGACAAGTGCACGCAGCCACCGACTCTGGAGGCGCGTGTCACGGAGTCAGTGCACCTGGATCGGTGTTGGTTGACCCCAGCCGAGAAAGCGGCGAATCGATGA
- a CDS encoding ABC transporter permease has translation MVAPTAVRGRSPWHLAWIRLRRNKVSLAFGVLFLLIVVFCLAAPLWADHVAHTGPNQNHITDKILIDGQQTNIVATDGTPLGPGLRGRYLLGADQNGRDVMVRLMYGGRTSIYVGVAAAVITTLLAVIVGMLAGYYRGWIDSILSRILDVVWAFPVLLLGIALGTTLALGGLSIGGLQIAGDSLWIPILIIGCVYVPYMARPIRGEILALREKEFVEAAVAQGKGPVRIMVSELLPNIVSTIIVFFTLNIANNMLLESALSFLGAGVRPPNASWGTMIADGYQTIYTAPHLTIVPGLMIVLTVLSLNVFGDGLRDALDPRAKIRLEH, from the coding sequence ATGGTGGCTCCGACCGCTGTCCGAGGGCGCAGTCCTTGGCACTTGGCTTGGATTCGGCTGCGGCGCAACAAAGTCTCGCTGGCATTCGGCGTGCTGTTCTTGCTCATCGTGGTGTTCTGTCTTGCAGCACCACTGTGGGCCGACCATGTCGCCCACACCGGGCCGAACCAGAACCACATAACCGACAAGATCCTGATCGACGGGCAACAGACCAACATCGTCGCGACTGACGGAACTCCGTTGGGGCCGGGACTTCGCGGCCGCTACCTCCTTGGGGCCGACCAGAATGGCCGGGACGTGATGGTCCGCCTGATGTACGGCGGCCGGACATCGATCTATGTGGGCGTCGCGGCCGCTGTGATCACCACGCTGCTGGCCGTGATCGTCGGCATGCTGGCCGGCTACTACCGGGGCTGGATCGACTCGATCCTGTCGCGAATTCTCGACGTCGTGTGGGCCTTTCCGGTGCTGCTGCTCGGTATCGCTCTGGGTACCACCCTTGCCCTCGGCGGACTCAGTATCGGTGGGCTGCAAATCGCCGGAGACTCGTTGTGGATTCCCATCCTGATCATCGGGTGCGTCTACGTCCCGTACATGGCCAGGCCGATTCGCGGCGAGATCCTCGCCTTGCGAGAGAAAGAATTCGTGGAAGCCGCTGTCGCCCAGGGGAAAGGCCCGGTGCGCATCATGGTTTCCGAACTCCTGCCGAACATCGTGTCCACGATCATCGTGTTCTTCACGCTCAACATCGCCAACAACATGCTGCTGGAGTCGGCGCTGTCGTTTCTGGGCGCCGGCGTACGGCCGCCGAACGCGTCGTGGGGCACGATGATCGCCGACGGCTATCAAACCATCTACACCGCACCGCATCTGACGATCGTTCCCGGATTGATGATCGTGCTGACCGTGCTGTCGCTGAATGTGTTCGGCGACGGCTTACGCGACGCGCTGGACCCGCGGGCCAAAATCAGGCTGGAGCATTAG